One window of Anaerolineales bacterium genomic DNA carries:
- a CDS encoding cobalamin B12-binding domain-containing protein codes for MTEKKTGERKVRVLVAKPGLDGHDRGAKVIARALRDAGMEVIYTGLRQTPEMIAEAALQEDVDVVGLSVLSGAHMALTPRVMELLRSNGQSHVKVFLGGIIPDEDLHRLKELGVAGVYGPGASTEDIIRDIKQAVTG; via the coding sequence ATGACCGAAAAGAAAACCGGCGAACGAAAGGTTCGCGTGTTGGTGGCCAAACCCGGCCTCGATGGGCATGACCGCGGCGCAAAGGTGATCGCGCGCGCCCTGCGCGATGCAGGGATGGAGGTCATCTACACCGGGCTGCGGCAGACTCCAGAAATGATCGCCGAGGCGGCTCTGCAGGAGGATGTGGATGTGGTGGGACTCTCGGTGCTTTCTGGCGCGCACATGGCATTGACCCCGCGCGTGATGGAACTCCTGCGTTCCAATGGGCAATCTCACGTCAAAGTCTTTTTGGGCGGAATAATTCCCGATGAAGACCTGCACCGCCTGAAAGAATTGGGCGTTGCGGGTGTATACGGACCCGGCGCATCCACCGAAGACATCATCCGCGATATAAAACAGGCTGTGACGGGTTAG
- a CDS encoding PD40 domain-containing protein, with amino-acid sequence MTEKRLGYFVLVVSALILASCNLGSQPAAAPIPTEVPAEAAPAPAATIIVVEPPELQPTPAASPNGAVIYDDGENILSIDPDTGESKVLVSRKELQLLLTEDRSAESYTYGYARPIPIEFTRDFTKALVTICAGLDNRFRCAFEHYVYFLESKTAIRLPIPSDTYGVYWKWSPDGSKLAGAAWGYDKAFYKLTNFYAVGADGDVLIPLDSIANEHWQIAWNPGGKAFHPLTFVTNFRSIFADDSGDEDIPISGMEFNDKVECLAFSPDGNRAAFVARRDVQKDHDIVYVARSNFTDVTQLTEYDMDSKYLCNVGWSPDGRFIDIKYISDPRAEAGTDPGEKVTKPDRLVNVETSTLTEIRGGGRVCGWTPDNKLILALEGIAGNEGGIEVIDPSSSQPVELPPGLQSSVKHCPVQWLEAELAFDVPLGLSVPNACNPGGTFPDEEDETPVPELYDFIEASASLNGETLTIIMTMKSVNPDLTAYLTSDVTNFVNGFDVLVDVDNNALSGDKFGMEYALSVGILPGAAPKSEGVVGKFDSAAQTFAKGEKFSPSFDSGAKTLTISADIPGITADSRLVFLSRRVNDAKTAVIGDRLCD; translated from the coding sequence ATGACAGAAAAACGGCTCGGGTATTTCGTTCTAGTAGTCTCTGCATTGATTCTTGCTTCCTGCAACCTTGGCAGTCAGCCCGCGGCCGCACCGATCCCCACTGAAGTTCCCGCCGAAGCTGCTCCCGCTCCCGCCGCGACCATAATCGTCGTCGAACCACCCGAACTGCAACCAACCCCCGCGGCAAGCCCCAACGGAGCGGTCATATACGACGATGGAGAAAATATCCTCTCCATCGACCCGGATACTGGCGAGTCAAAAGTGCTCGTCAGCCGGAAGGAATTACAGCTCCTGCTCACCGAGGACAGATCGGCAGAGTCCTACACCTATGGTTATGCCAGACCGATTCCCATAGAATTCACACGCGATTTTACGAAGGCGCTCGTGACCATCTGCGCCGGTCTCGACAATCGTTTCCGCTGCGCCTTCGAGCATTACGTTTATTTTCTGGAGAGCAAGACCGCCATCCGCCTGCCAATCCCATCGGATACGTACGGAGTGTACTGGAAATGGTCGCCAGACGGCTCGAAACTCGCCGGAGCAGCCTGGGGCTACGACAAGGCATTCTACAAGCTGACGAATTTCTACGCGGTCGGAGCAGACGGCGATGTGCTCATCCCGCTGGACTCCATCGCTAACGAGCATTGGCAGATCGCCTGGAATCCCGGGGGGAAGGCATTCCATCCGCTGACCTTCGTAACAAATTTCCGTTCGATCTTTGCCGACGACTCGGGAGATGAGGATATTCCAATTTCAGGCATGGAATTCAACGACAAGGTGGAATGCCTGGCATTTTCGCCGGATGGTAACAGGGCCGCGTTCGTCGCCCGGCGCGATGTGCAAAAGGATCACGATATCGTTTATGTGGCGCGCTCCAATTTTACAGACGTCACCCAATTGACCGAATACGACATGGACTCGAAGTATCTATGCAATGTAGGCTGGTCACCCGATGGACGCTTCATCGATATAAAATATATTTCCGATCCCCGCGCCGAGGCGGGAACCGACCCCGGGGAAAAAGTAACCAAGCCGGATAGATTGGTCAATGTCGAAACATCAACGCTCACCGAGATTCGCGGCGGCGGCCGCGTCTGCGGCTGGACCCCGGATAATAAACTGATCCTCGCGCTCGAAGGCATCGCCGGAAACGAAGGCGGCATCGAAGTGATCGATCCATCGAGTTCCCAGCCGGTGGAACTGCCCCCGGGACTTCAATCGTCAGTCAAACACTGCCCGGTTCAATGGCTGGAAGCAGAACTGGCGTTTGATGTTCCCCTCGGGCTTTCCGTTCCAAACGCCTGCAACCCCGGCGGGACCTTCCCGGATGAAGAGGATGAAACTCCCGTCCCCGAACTGTACGATTTTATCGAAGCATCCGCATCGCTTAACGGTGAGACCCTCACAATAATCATGACCATGAAATCAGTGAACCCGGACCTGACCGCCTACCTGACCTCCGATGTGACCAATTTCGTCAACGGATTCGATGTCCTCGTGGATGTGGACAACAACGCCTTGAGCGGGGATAAATTCGGCATGGAGTACGCATTGTCAGTCGGAATCCTTCCCGGCGCCGCTCCAAAATCCGAAGGCGTGGTGGGCAAATTCGACTCAGCCGCGCAAACGTTCGCCAAAGGCGAAAAATTCTCGCCATCCTTCGACTCCGGCGCGAAGACCCTGACGATTTCCGCCGACATCCCCGGCATCACCGCGGATTCGCGGCTGGTCTTCCTATCCCGCCGGGTGAACGATGCAAAGACTGCAGTGATCGGAGACCGCCTGTGCGATTGA
- a CDS encoding ABC transporter permease, translating to MQTSTSWRSFRMAAWLGWLIESNWTDPFLFAVYSIVKPISGAAILVIMYGIISQGNYDSALFPYIYLGNAFYIYVGAVMTGVSWAVVDDREHYRTLKYMYIAPIHIPIYLLGRGVARFITGSIAVFITLLAGILFLNVRINFAEVDWLLFFTTLIVGVVMLAMLGLLLAGVTLTLARHEGFIGEATAGALYIFSGAVFPLDILPEWMRPIGYFMPTTYWLELLRRSLVGNVAQAFPTLANFNNLQILGILAGLSLLFGTVSVFVFHWCDSIAREKGLIDRTTNY from the coding sequence ATGCAAACATCAACTTCATGGCGTTCGTTCCGCATGGCGGCCTGGCTGGGATGGCTGATCGAGTCCAACTGGACCGACCCCTTTCTTTTCGCAGTGTATTCCATTGTCAAGCCGATCTCGGGCGCGGCGATCCTGGTCATCATGTACGGGATCATCTCGCAGGGAAATTACGACAGTGCGTTGTTTCCATATATCTATCTGGGGAATGCCTTTTACATCTACGTCGGCGCGGTGATGACGGGAGTCTCGTGGGCGGTGGTGGATGACCGCGAACATTACCGCACGTTGAAATACATGTACATCGCGCCGATCCACATCCCCATTTACCTGCTCGGGCGCGGTGTGGCGCGCTTCATCACCGGCTCGATCGCGGTATTCATCACCCTTCTGGCAGGGATTTTGTTCCTGAACGTGAGAATCAACTTTGCGGAGGTGGATTGGCTGTTGTTCTTCACAACCCTGATCGTCGGCGTGGTGATGCTCGCCATGCTTGGATTGCTTCTGGCGGGAGTTACGCTCACCCTTGCCCGCCACGAAGGGTTCATCGGTGAGGCAACGGCGGGAGCCTTGTACATCTTCAGCGGCGCCGTCTTCCCGCTCGATATCCTCCCCGAGTGGATGCGTCCCATCGGCTACTTCATGCCGACGACGTACTGGCTCGAACTCCTGCGCCGTTCATTGGTAGGGAATGTCGCGCAAGCCTTTCCCACCCTGGCGAATTTCAACAACCTGCAAATACTTGGCATTCTGGCAGGATTGAGCCTGTTATTCGGAACGGTCAGCGTGTTCGTCTTCCACTGGTGCGACTCCATCGCCCGCGAAAAGGGACTGATCGATAGGACTACGAATTATTAG
- a CDS encoding ABC transporter permease, whose amino-acid sequence MNAVSSKYTHKDTGWRLFLKTIIARAYPRLIGQQREVSWMLFEVVMPMLAVIAYVFVYRAMNAPEEYIGFVVMGGAMTAFWMNVLWSMSSQLYWEKEQGNLALYIIAPNSMMAILLGMALGGMLATCLRAVAVTLLGIWMFDITFSVVSYLQLFLVFMLAMVALYGMGMMMASAFLLFGREAWHVANLAQEPIFLASGFYFPIKSLPFWVAAGASVIPLTLGMDAMRQLVFPTGFQFGFMTVQMEILILAVLSVAFLVTAKALLAHIERIAVREGRLTESRR is encoded by the coding sequence ATGAACGCAGTGAGTAGCAAATACACTCACAAGGACACTGGCTGGCGGTTGTTCCTGAAAACGATCATCGCACGCGCGTATCCGCGGCTCATCGGTCAGCAGCGCGAGGTCTCGTGGATGCTGTTCGAAGTGGTGATGCCGATGCTGGCGGTGATCGCATATGTGTTCGTTTATCGCGCCATGAACGCGCCGGAGGAATACATCGGTTTCGTGGTGATGGGCGGCGCGATGACGGCGTTCTGGATGAATGTGCTGTGGAGCATGTCCAGCCAGTTGTATTGGGAGAAGGAGCAGGGAAATCTTGCCTTGTACATCATCGCGCCGAATTCGATGATGGCGATCCTGCTCGGGATGGCGCTGGGCGGGATGCTGGCAACCTGCCTGCGCGCCGTGGCCGTGACCCTGCTCGGAATCTGGATGTTCGATATCACGTTCAGCGTGGTGAGTTATCTCCAGTTGTTCCTTGTTTTCATGCTGGCGATGGTGGCGTTGTACGGCATGGGCATGATGATGGCTTCGGCGTTCCTGTTGTTCGGACGCGAAGCCTGGCATGTGGCGAACCTGGCGCAGGAACCGATCTTTCTCGCTTCGGGGTTTTACTTCCCGATCAAGTCGCTGCCGTTCTGGGTGGCGGCGGGAGCCTCGGTCATTCCGCTCACGCTCGGCATGGATGCGATGCGTCAACTGGTCTTCCCCACAGGGTTTCAGTTCGGCTTTATGACCGTGCAGATGGAGATATTGATCCTTGCGGTGCTTTCGGTGGCGTTCCTTGTGACGGCAAAGGCACTTCTGGCGCATATCGAGAGGATAGCGGTGCGCGAGGGGAGACTCACGGAGAGCCGGAGATAA
- a CDS encoding ABC transporter ATP-binding protein: MSSLPAIETKDLGRIYKLRGNKKEPRKELVALQDVTLTVKRGELFGLLGPNGAGKTTLIKVLTTLLSPTSGWARVAGADVSADPDAVRPKINMVSGGESSGYGLLTVRENLWMFSQFYGVPSKEANERIVALLEMVGLKDRMNTKSSELSTGLRQKMNIVRGFLTDPEVLFLDEPTLGLDVGAMRDVRRFILDWLKADQERTLLLTTHYMAEAEELCDRVAIINKGKVLACDKPSVLKQKLQKDALFEIDTSPLNGLNQQMLVDQPEVTKAAILETETGAKLSLSLVEESALARVINLFTLKDVKVMSLSKREPTLEDVFVDLVGRSMAEEESNERSE, from the coding sequence ATGTCCTCTTTACCTGCCATCGAAACAAAAGACCTCGGCCGCATCTACAAACTGCGCGGCAACAAGAAGGAACCGCGCAAGGAACTTGTCGCCTTGCAGGATGTGACTTTAACGGTGAAACGCGGCGAACTGTTCGGACTCCTCGGACCGAACGGCGCAGGCAAGACGACCCTGATCAAAGTCCTCACCACGCTTCTCTCCCCGACCTCGGGCTGGGCGCGCGTTGCAGGAGCAGACGTCTCCGCCGATCCCGATGCGGTGCGTCCGAAGATCAACATGGTCTCGGGTGGCGAGTCTTCGGGTTACGGACTTTTGACCGTGCGCGAAAATCTGTGGATGTTTTCGCAGTTCTACGGCGTGCCTTCGAAGGAAGCCAACGAACGGATCGTCGCTCTGCTCGAAATGGTCGGGTTGAAAGACAGGATGAATACGAAATCATCGGAGCTCTCGACCGGCCTGCGACAGAAGATGAACATCGTGCGCGGATTCCTGACCGACCCCGAAGTGCTCTTCCTCGATGAACCCACCCTGGGACTGGATGTGGGCGCGATGCGCGATGTGCGCAGGTTCATTCTCGACTGGTTGAAAGCGGATCAGGAACGCACCCTCCTTTTAACAACGCACTACATGGCGGAAGCCGAAGAGTTATGCGACCGCGTCGCCATCATCAACAAGGGAAAGGTGCTGGCTTGCGACAAACCGTCCGTGTTGAAGCAGAAGCTTCAGAAAGACGCGCTGTTCGAGATCGACACGAGTCCGCTCAACGGGTTGAACCAGCAAATGTTGGTGGACCAGCCCGAGGTCACGAAAGCGGCGATCCTCGAGACGGAGACCGGCGCAAAGTTGAGTCTGAGTCTGGTGGAAGAATCCGCCCTGGCGAGAGTCATCAACCTGTTCACTTTAAAGGACGTGAAAGTGATGAGCCTGAGCAAGCGCGAGCCCACGCTCGAAGATGTCTTTGTGGATCTCGTGGGCCGCAGCATGGCGGAGGAGGAATCGAATGAACGCAGTGAGTAG
- a CDS encoding GNAT family N-acetyltransferase → MAEHRLLTLSDAEPAAQVIARSFMDDPLTSFMLPFKRTRLSSLLKFFRVYAEINIKAGRGFGVGDPLQGVAFWKSPGQDSISISVKSIGKLLPLLFTMYPIGYFRARRVIAHIDEFHAQNAPDPHYYLDNLGVLPESRGKGLSSQLIRPFLKMAEEQKVAAYTDTVTKSNVPYYGHFGFQLVDEKFIAGTGITVHALKKALP, encoded by the coding sequence ATGGCCGAACACAGACTGCTCACCCTTTCAGACGCGGAGCCCGCGGCACAAGTCATCGCCCGCTCGTTCATGGACGATCCTTTGACCTCGTTCATGCTGCCTTTCAAAAGAACACGGTTAAGTTCCCTGCTTAAATTCTTCCGGGTCTACGCCGAGATCAATATCAAAGCCGGGCGCGGGTTTGGCGTGGGAGATCCGCTTCAAGGTGTTGCGTTTTGGAAATCTCCCGGACAGGATTCGATCTCGATCAGCGTGAAATCGATTGGAAAACTATTGCCGTTGTTGTTCACCATGTATCCAATCGGATATTTCCGCGCCCGCAGGGTCATTGCGCATATCGACGAATTCCACGCGCAGAACGCTCCCGATCCGCATTATTATCTCGATAATCTGGGCGTGCTCCCCGAGTCGCGTGGAAAGGGGCTTTCATCGCAGTTGATCCGCCCGTTCTTGAAGATGGCTGAGGAGCAAAAGGTCGCCGCTTATACCGACACGGTGACAAAATCCAACGTGCCGTATTACGGGCATTTCGGATTCCAGTTGGTGGATGAAAAATTCATCGCAGGCACGGGAATCACCGTCCATGCATTGAAGAAGGCTTTACCATAA
- a CDS encoding PIG-L family deacetylase → MSEEYIPKSAISIHAHPDDQEFSIGGTLAKWAKAGCDIISVVITSGDSGSNDPTKGGEYKQELARLREEEQLEANKVLGVKETVFLRYPDGELEPTIQLRKELTRIIRKYKPDVALIGNPEAWFYGNEYVNHPDHRAAAQAACEAVFPSAGTRLIFTDLLEAGYEPHNVKKLYIHGTEKPDTWVDISETIAVKVAALQKHASQVPVDEVDKWMRDWAKEDAKDKDFEYAESYRVMKFSEEESEQ, encoded by the coding sequence ATGAGTGAAGAGTACATCCCAAAAAGCGCGATCAGCATCCATGCCCACCCTGACGACCAGGAATTTTCCATTGGCGGGACGCTTGCCAAATGGGCGAAGGCGGGCTGTGACATTATTTCTGTCGTCATCACCAGCGGGGATTCGGGATCGAACGACCCGACGAAGGGCGGCGAATACAAACAGGAATTGGCGCGCCTGCGCGAAGAGGAGCAGCTCGAGGCAAACAAAGTTCTCGGCGTGAAGGAGACGGTTTTTTTACGATATCCCGACGGCGAACTCGAGCCGACGATTCAACTTCGCAAGGAACTCACGCGCATCATCCGCAAATACAAACCGGATGTGGCCTTGATCGGGAATCCCGAAGCCTGGTTCTACGGCAATGAATACGTCAACCATCCCGATCATCGCGCCGCGGCACAAGCCGCCTGTGAAGCGGTTTTTCCATCGGCGGGGACAAGGCTCATTTTCACCGACCTGCTCGAGGCGGGATATGAACCGCACAACGTCAAAAAGTTGTACATCCATGGAACGGAGAAACCCGATACCTGGGTGGACATCTCCGAAACCATCGCCGTCAAGGTGGCGGCTTTGCAAAAACACGCCAGCCAGGTGCCCGTGGATGAGGTGGATAAATGGATGCGCGACTGGGCGAAGGAAGACGCGAAGGACAAGGATTTTGAATACGCCGAGTCGTACCGGGTGATGAAATTCTCGGAGGAAGAGTCGGAACAGTAG
- a CDS encoding PLP-dependent aminotransferase family protein, whose protein sequence is MQTPWEYRFAHRMQKMGSSVIRELLKLTEQPDIISFGGGLPAPEVFPVKEFQEACNRVLTEHGAQALQYSTTEGYRPLREMIARHTERYKVSVNPDNILITSGSQQALDFLGRLFINRGDFIVVESPTYLGALQAWNAYGAQYISVPADKDGMIVDDLEAALRVGPKFIYVLPNFQNPSGSTLSLERRRRLVALADQYGVPIIEDDPYGQLRYDGEHLPSVVYLDAQYRNDGDHEYTGNVIYLSTFSKLLAPGLRLAWVVAPQKVIQKLVMTKQAADLHTSSFNQQVAYEVGKGGFLDEHVKVIRATYKERRDVMLEMMDEMFPSEMRWTKPQGGMFLWGIMPEGVDAAEVLKIAIERKVAFVPGTAFHPNGGGNNTMRINFSYSSPDLIREGITRLGATLKEVLKKNGYH, encoded by the coding sequence ATGCAGACACCCTGGGAATATCGCTTCGCCCACCGTATGCAAAAAATGGGAAGTTCGGTCATCCGCGAGTTGCTGAAACTGACCGAACAGCCCGATATCATTTCGTTCGGCGGCGGACTGCCCGCGCCGGAGGTTTTTCCGGTGAAGGAATTTCAGGAAGCGTGCAACCGCGTGCTGACGGAACACGGCGCGCAGGCTTTGCAATACAGCACCACCGAGGGCTACCGCCCGCTGCGAGAGATGATCGCCCGGCATACCGAACGCTACAAGGTTTCGGTGAACCCGGATAACATCCTGATCACTTCCGGTTCCCAGCAGGCGCTCGATTTTCTCGGCAGGTTATTCATCAACCGCGGCGATTTCATCGTGGTGGAATCGCCGACATATCTGGGAGCTTTGCAGGCATGGAACGCGTACGGGGCGCAATATATCTCCGTCCCGGCGGATAAGGACGGGATGATCGTGGATGATTTGGAAGCCGCGCTTCGGGTCGGACCGAAATTCATCTACGTGCTCCCGAATTTTCAGAATCCCTCCGGCTCGACTCTCAGCCTCGAACGCCGCAGGCGCTTGGTCGCGCTGGCAGACCAGTACGGCGTGCCGATCATCGAGGACGACCCGTACGGTCAATTAAGATACGACGGCGAACACCTTCCCTCCGTCGTTTACCTGGATGCGCAGTATCGCAACGACGGCGATCATGAATATACAGGCAACGTCATCTACCTGAGCACCTTCTCGAAACTTCTCGCGCCGGGTTTGCGGCTTGCCTGGGTGGTGGCTCCGCAGAAGGTGATTCAGAAACTGGTTATGACCAAGCAAGCCGCCGACCTGCACACTTCCAGTTTCAATCAGCAGGTCGCTTATGAAGTGGGCAAGGGCGGATTCCTGGACGAACATGTCAAGGTCATCCGCGCCACATACAAGGAACGCCGCGATGTGATGCTCGAAATGATGGATGAGATGTTCCCCTCCGAAATGCGCTGGACCAAACCGCAGGGCGGCATGTTCCTGTGGGGCATCATGCCCGAAGGCGTGGATGCAGCCGAGGTCTTGAAGATCGCAATCGAGCGCAAGGTGGCGTTCGTGCCGGGCACGGCCTTCCACCCGAACGGCGGCGGAAACAACACGATGCGCATCAACTTCTCGTATTCCTCGCCAGACCTGATCCGCGAGGGAATCACCAGATTGGGCGCGACCTTGAAAGAAGTGTTAAAAAAGAACGGCTACCACTAA
- a CDS encoding EamA family transporter — MPTLALLLLFLSATMHAIWNFLLKSAEEKYAAMGWQTILSGILALGVMFYSGLPPREMWLFAVISMLLEAVYFILLCIAYSDHDFSLVYPIARGAAPALLVVWTAVFLQERLTVAGYIGLAMITIGMMVIGATALLQSKGEKIHLKGVLTALTVALVISLYTFIDGKAVKSGPALPYGLSMFVMVPFVTTPYIAYHYGWDSFTRVWKRNRNYLFVGGVLGLVAYMLALFAYTFAPLGYSGAIREVSAVIGAFLGWQLLKEQMGELRVIGSVIVFAGVMVIAVLG; from the coding sequence ATGCCCACCCTAGCACTGCTCCTGCTTTTTTTGTCCGCCACCATGCACGCGATATGGAACTTCCTGCTCAAAAGCGCGGAGGAGAAATACGCCGCGATGGGATGGCAGACCATCCTGAGCGGGATCCTCGCATTGGGGGTGATGTTCTACTCCGGTCTGCCTCCGCGCGAGATGTGGCTCTTTGCCGTCATCAGCATGCTGCTGGAAGCCGTCTATTTCATCCTGCTTTGCATTGCCTACAGCGACCACGATTTTTCCCTGGTGTATCCCATCGCGCGCGGAGCAGCTCCCGCCCTGCTGGTGGTGTGGACAGCGGTCTTTTTACAGGAAAGATTGACCGTCGCCGGATACATCGGGCTGGCGATGATCACGATCGGGATGATGGTCATCGGCGCGACGGCGTTACTGCAAAGCAAAGGGGAGAAGATCCACCTGAAAGGAGTCCTGACCGCGCTGACGGTGGCGCTGGTCATTTCGCTTTATACCTTCATCGACGGCAAAGCCGTCAAAAGCGGACCGGCTCTGCCGTACGGGCTCTCCATGTTCGTCATGGTCCCGTTCGTGACGACGCCCTACATTGCCTACCACTACGGCTGGGACTCATTCACGCGTGTTTGGAAGCGGAACAGAAATTATCTGTTCGTGGGCGGCGTCCTCGGGCTGGTCGCTTATATGCTGGCGTTGTTCGCTTATACCTTCGCTCCGCTCGGGTATTCGGGCGCGATTCGCGAGGTCAGCGCGGTGATCGGGGCGTTCCTCGGCTGGCAGTTATTGAAGGAACAAATGGGCGAATTGAGAGTGATCGGCTCGGTGATCGTGTTTGCGGGGGTGATGGTCATTGCAGTGTTGGGATAA
- a CDS encoding DNA adenine methylase — protein MSLIKSPLRYPGGKSRAIEKMKYLIPKDFEEYREPFVGGASFFVYLKQKFPKVKFWINDLNAELYYFWKAVQIDSEKLAKEVAKIKSERIKGQELFDELVNVDVNRITELERGVRFFVLNRITFSGVVEAGGYSELAFVGRFTDTSIERLANLGKIMDGVKITNLDYREVLVGGSKTVFTFLDPPYFKATKSKLYGKNGVLHTGFNHDEFAGAMESCQHSWLITYDDSPEIRKNFEFANIYEWELQYGMNNYKQGKADKGNELFISNYSLPIKSNTKTPRSDDKIKQLSLL, from the coding sequence ATGAGCTTAATAAAAAGTCCACTTCGCTACCCTGGCGGCAAATCTCGTGCTATCGAGAAAATGAAATACCTCATCCCGAAGGATTTTGAGGAGTATCGCGAACCGTTTGTCGGCGGAGCATCTTTCTTTGTTTATCTAAAACAGAAATTTCCGAAAGTAAAATTCTGGATCAATGATCTAAATGCAGAGTTGTATTATTTTTGGAAAGCGGTTCAAATTGATTCAGAGAAACTGGCAAAAGAGGTCGCGAAAATAAAAAGTGAAAGAATCAAAGGGCAGGAATTGTTTGACGAGTTAGTAAATGTAGATGTCAACCGTATAACAGAACTAGAACGTGGCGTTCGTTTTTTTGTGCTAAACAGGATAACCTTTTCCGGTGTCGTTGAAGCTGGTGGCTATTCCGAACTTGCTTTTGTGGGCAGGTTTACTGATACCTCTATCGAAAGATTAGCAAACTTGGGAAAAATCATGGATGGGGTGAAAATCACCAACTTGGATTATCGCGAAGTTCTTGTAGGCGGCTCAAAAACGGTATTTACTTTCCTGGATCCACCCTATTTCAAAGCGACAAAATCTAAATTGTATGGAAAGAACGGTGTCCTTCATACTGGATTCAACCATGATGAATTTGCTGGTGCAATGGAATCTTGCCAGCATTCATGGCTTATTACATATGATGATTCTCCAGAAATCAGGAAGAATTTTGAATTTGCCAATATCTACGAATGGGAATTACAATATGGGATGAACAATTACAAGCAGGGGAAAGCAGATAAAGGGAATGAATTATTTATTTCCAATTATTCTCTTCCTATAAAGTCAAATACCAAGACGCCAAGGAGCGATGATAAAATAAAACAACTATCTCTCTTATGA
- a CDS encoding zinc ribbon domain-containing protein, with product MRKLIPLLLMGAFLALPISASAQGEAALSVVNVQLWPEYDQPSMLVIVDFQPAAETSLPVTLDFRIPADANLIAVASDAGGGRFMDFPFAGPAAEGEYQTFSMLVEQNMPYRFEYYQPLSFNGDERLFSYLWDNGYAVGSFQYFLLEPLDATRVELDPKHASVITSQGLNYYEGAPIQLTSDEQFVLTVKYQKTTDTLVSQAQSVQIAEPVNENTPGRMSLANSLPYIIGGLGVIMILGGLMYYFQWGRSSRSKPRRRHSQTEAGEDSTGVYCPQCGTRAKPNDRFCRTCGTRLRREE from the coding sequence ATGCGCAAACTGATTCCGCTGCTTTTGATGGGAGCGTTTTTGGCGCTCCCAATTTCCGCGTCCGCGCAGGGTGAGGCGGCGCTCTCCGTCGTCAACGTGCAATTATGGCCCGAATACGACCAGCCCAGCATGCTCGTGATCGTGGACTTCCAACCCGCGGCGGAGACGTCCCTGCCCGTTACGCTCGACTTCCGCATCCCCGCCGACGCGAACCTGATCGCAGTCGCTTCCGACGCGGGGGGCGGGCGCTTCATGGACTTTCCCTTTGCCGGTCCGGCCGCGGAGGGTGAATATCAAACCTTCAGCATGCTCGTTGAACAGAACATGCCGTACCGCTTTGAGTATTACCAGCCCCTTTCCTTTAATGGGGACGAGCGCCTCTTTTCCTACCTGTGGGATAACGGCTACGCGGTGGGATCATTCCAGTATTTCCTCCTCGAGCCGCTGGATGCGACCAGGGTCGAGCTCGACCCCAAACATGCATCCGTGATCACAAGCCAGGGATTGAACTACTACGAAGGCGCTCCAATTCAACTTACCTCGGACGAGCAATTCGTCCTGACCGTGAAATACCAAAAGACGACCGATACCCTTGTCTCACAGGCGCAAAGTGTGCAGATCGCCGAACCGGTCAATGAAAATACACCCGGGCGCATGTCGCTGGCGAACAGCCTGCCTTACATCATCGGCGGGCTGGGAGTCATCATGATCTTGGGCGGGCTGATGTACTACTTCCAATGGGGGCGCAGTTCGAGGTCGAAACCGCGCCGCCGCCATTCGCAAACCGAAGCGGGCGAAGACTCCACCGGTGTGTACTGTCCGCAATGCGGGACGCGCGCCAAACCCAACGACCGTTTCTGCCGTACCTGCGGGACCCGTCTCCGCCGCGAGGAATGA